A DNA window from Calliphora vicina chromosome 1, idCalVici1.1, whole genome shotgun sequence contains the following coding sequences:
- the LOC135956639 gene encoding uncharacterized protein LOC135956639: protein MRMKKTWVKRENIYYVPFYKQKSKMLLLGIFLLGIIFFVYQAVSINQLPNASTPWSLEGTMQGLKRKHKQIQASLGKKQTDNDSGGGAGGGPYDEGGGNGDNEDAKISPDTIKIIRGIRLFDYDSYKPNFEGKFRCLDGSLEIPFDRVNDDYCDCERDGSDEPSTNACSKGRYYCKYQKRHITGRGRDLFVHSSRVNDGICDCCDGSDEWKGTKCRNNCL from the exons ATGAGAATGAAAAAAACCTGGGTAAAGcgggaaaatatatattatgttcccttttataaacaaaagtcaaaaatgttacTTTTGGGCATATTTCTACTGGGAATTATATTCTTCGTATACCAAGCTGTTTCCATAAATCAACTGCCAAATGCTAGCACACCGTGGTCTTTGGAAGGCACAATGCAGGGTCTTAAAAGAAAGCACAAGCAAATACAGGCATCTTTGGGTAAAAAACAAACTGATAACGATTCAGGCGGAGGTGCTGGTGGAGGGCCTTACGACGAGGGTGGCGGTAATGGTGATAATGAGGATGCTAAAATATCACCAGAtaccataaaaataataag aggTATACGACTTTTTGATTATGACTCCTATAAGCCTAATTTCGAGGGGAAATTTCGTTGCTTGGATGGGAGCTTGGAAATACCCTTTGATCGAGTCAATGATGATTACTGTGATTGTGAGCGCGACGGCAGTGATGAGCCGAGCACAAATGCCTGCAGTAAGGGCCGTTACTATTGTAAATATCAAAAACGCCATATTACAGGACGGGGACGTGACTTATTTGTCCATAGTAGCCGTGTAAATGATGGAATTTGTGACTGCTGTGATGGCAGCGACGAATGGAAGGGTACCAAATgtagaaataattgtttatag